A single window of Gossypium arboreum isolate Shixiya-1 chromosome 13, ASM2569848v2, whole genome shotgun sequence DNA harbors:
- the LOC108463674 gene encoding uncharacterized protein LOC108463674 — protein MTRKMVDASFLSSSSASIYEAETEELQHMPLKPLMKNKKCLSKQLSMCETSRGMDWERRNRQVVRQERGKNTEEGPRLTAVPSLMRNRRYLSKQLSMLETSRDIAWERRRRQILRQERGKNGIAESNGNGLTDEDLHELKGCIELGFGFNEEEGQQLCNTLPALDLYFAVNRQLSPSPVSTPHSRRSSSLSSLGGRSSSFGSPKSDQEWKICSPGEDPQQVKTKLRHWAQAVACSVMQSY, from the exons ATGACAAGAAAAATGGTTGACGCCTCATTTTTATCTTCATCATCAGCATCAATATATGAGGCGGAAACTGAAGAACTTCAACATATGCCATTGAAGCCATTGATGAAAAACAAAAAATGTTTATCGAAGCAATTATCCATGTGCGAGACATCCCGAGGAATGGATTGGGAGCGAAGGAACCGGCAGGTTGTCCGTCAAGAAAGAGGGAAAAACACGGAAGAAGGGCCACGGCTGACGGCGGTGCCATCGTTGATGAGAAACAGGAGATACTTATCCAAGCAATTATCAATGTTGGAGACATCGAGGGACATAGCGTGGGAGAGAAGGCGACGCCAGATTCTTCGTCAGGAAAGAGGGAAGAATGGGATTGCGGAGAGTAATGGGAATGGATTGACGGACGAAGACTTGCATGAACTCAAAGGTTGCATTGAGCTTGGGTTTGGATTCAATGAGGAAGAGGGGCAACAGCTTTGCAATACATTGCCTGCTTTGGACCTTTATTTTGCTGTAAACCGTCAGCTTTCTCCTAGTCCAGTTTCCACGCCTCATAGCCGACGTTCTTCTTCCCTATCATCTCTAGGTGGCAGGTCTTCTTCTTTTGGAAGTCCTAAGAGCGATCAAGAGTGGAAAATTTGCAGCCCAG GGGAAGATCCTCAGCAAGTGAAGACAAAGCTAAGGCATTGGGCACAAGCAGTGGCATGTTCCGTGATGCAGTCATATTGA